The DNA sequence GTTGTCTATTCTAGAAGCTTTGCCATGACTTTGGTCGGAATGTCTATTTTGACGGCTATGGTAACACTGGCAATTAGCTCAAATATTGTTATCTCTCTCGGTATGGTGGGTGCTTTGTCTATTGTTCGTTATCGTACAGCTGTCAAAGACCCGATGGATTTGCTTTATCTATTCTGGGCCATTACAACGGGGATTACCGTTGGAGCAGGCATGTATATTTTGGCAATTGTAACGGCAGCTGTCATTTTTGGCATGTTAATCATTTTTAGCAAAATGCAAGGGCAAGGAAAAGTCTATATTGCTGTCATCCATTATCAAGGCGATGAAACGGGTGATAAAGTTATTCAGGCTTTTGGGAAAATGAAATATTTTGTTAAATCAAAAACAATGCGAGGAGATACTGTCGAAATGGCAGTAGAGGTCTTTTGTCAGAAAGAGAATTTTGTTTTTGTAGAGCAAATCCGTAATATTGAACAAGTGTCGGACGTAACACTAATCCAATACAATGGTGAATACCACGGATGATGAGAATGAATAAAATAATACCAATTTGTTTGGTCGTTTTAGTAGTCCTATTTATTTGCATAGCATTTTCCTCTCCTGTTAAAAAAAGCAGGAAGCGAGTGGAGCAGAATTTTACCTACTCTGATAAAGCATTATCCAATCCTTTGATGGGTTATGCTCCTTCAGCCAGAGAGTCAGAAGTAAGCAGGGATATTCAGCTGGTTTATATGGATGTGACTTGGAAAGAGCTGGAACCTCAAAAAGGAGTGTATGCTTGGAAAATCTTAGAAGAAAAAAATCAGCTCAAACGCTGGTTAAAAGAGGGAAAGCATGTTGTTTTACGCTTTGTACTAGATTATCCTCAAGCTATTTCTCATGAGGATATCCCTTCTTGGTTAATCAAAGAAATGTCGGATCCGGGGGATCGCTATATTTCTTCCTATGGAAAAGGTTTTTCGCCGAATTACGAGGATAAAAAGCTGATTCATTATTATGAAAAGGCCGTTACTGAGATGGGACGGCGCTGGGCTAATTCGGGACAAATTTCCTTTATTGAGCTAGGGGCTTTAGGGCATTGGGGAGAGTGGCATGTGAATGACGAAGCCAATATTCGGAAATTGCCAGAAGCAGCTATTCGTGAAAAATACATTACCCCTTGGATAGATGCTTTCCCTGAAGCTAATATTCTAATGCGGCGTCCGTTTGCAGCAGCTAAAAAGTATGGATTTGGTCTTTATAATGATGTGGTTGGAGACGAAGAAAGTAAAAAAGTTTGGCTCAATTGGATTCAATCTGGCGGAGATTATGACCAGGAAAATGCAAAAAATGGCTTAGTCCCGATGCCAGATGCTTGGCAAACTGCTCCTATTGGTGGTGAATTGACCAGTTCAGCTACTATGAAAACTCTCATGGGGAAAAAGCTGAAACAGATCATCAAAGAACTTCAGGAATCTCATACTACTTTTTTAGGTCCCAAAATTGCTGAAATGATAGACAATGATGATAGTAGCTATAATGAGCTGTTGAAAAATATGGGTTATCGTTTGTGGATTCCACAGATGACACTTACTTCTAGTAAGAAATTTACTCAGTTATCCATAACGTTTGCAAATAAAGGCGTTGCTCCCTTTTATCGTAATTGGAAAGTGAAAATTTATGTGTTCGACAGAATGGGTGCCATTATTGAAAGTAAAACCGTACCGATTGATTTAACAAAAATCTCACCTAATAAAGAACAAAAAGTACAAATTTCCCTTTCAACTGCTAACGTGACTGGTGAAGGAAATGGATGCAAAATCGCTTTGGGAATTGTTTCTCCTCTCACCAAGAAACCAGCTGTTCATTTTGCTAACAAAGGACAGGAAAGACAAAAATTGCTGACCTTGTATGAAGATTGAACCTAAACAAACCAACGTTGTATTCTTATTTACGACGTTGGTTTTTATGTCAGAATCAGATTGCGTCTTTTCATAAAAAACTGTATGATAGGGATAGTGTGATTTTAGAAAGAAGATAAGATGAAAAGATTCATGGAGAAGGCTAGTATTCTGGCTTTATCATTTGTGTTAACAACAGCATTTTCAATTTCCAGCGCTTTGCCGGCAATGTTTCAGTTTTATAAGAGTTATTCCTCTAGTCAAGTAGAGTTATTAGTCTCCTTGCCGTCCATTGGGATTATGTCTTTGTTGATTTTTAATAGTATTTTGGAGCGTTTTTTATCTGAGCGGCAAATGATTATACTAGGACTATTGTTGTTTTCTATTTGTGGCCTCATCCCATTTTTCAATCAAGCTTATGGTCTCGTTTTTGCTTCGCGATTTGTTTTTGGTTTAGGGCTAGGGATGATGAACCCTCGAGCAATTGCGATTATTAGTGAGCGATTCCAAGGGAGAGAGCGTGTGCAGATGTTGGGTTATCGTGGGTCAGCAGAAGTTGTTGGGATGGCTTTGCTGACTTTAGCGGTCGGGCAACTCTTGCGTTTTGGTTGGACAACTACTTTTCTGGTTTATACAGTTGGCTTTATTGTTTTAGCATTGTATCTTTTGTTTGTTCCTTATGAAAAAAGCAAAGTCGATAAACATAAGTATCTCAAGTCTGCTCAAAAAATGACCACAAAACAAGTGCGTTTAAGCATATTGTTGGCTTTTATAGCTGGAATGATTGTGTGTACCAATGTCGCTATCAATTTACGTATTCCAAGTCTTGTCTTACAGAATAAAATGGGAAGTGCTGAAACAGCGAGCTTGATTCTCAGCTGTATGCAGCTTGTCGGGATTCTAGCTGGCGTTAGCTTTGCCAGCTTAGTGAGTATGTTGAAAAATCGCTTATTGACAGTAATGGGAATTGTTTTTGGTTTCAGTCAAGTGATGATTGGTTTTTCGAGCCACATTTGGTTCTTAAGTTTAAGTGCTCTGTTGGCTGGTTTTGCTTATAGCGTATCTCTAACAGCTGTATTTCATATTGTATCAGAGAAAATTCCTGCCCATTTGGTCAATCGCGCAACAGCGATTGTTGTCTTGGGTTGCAGTAGTGGTGCTTCGGTGTCAACATTCGTCCTATCCTTGATTGGAATCATTTCTTCTGTTCCAACCTTTATTTTTAGTGTATTAGGAGTTCTCATGATAGCAGTATCCATTTTAGCTGTTTTTGTCACTCATCAACAAAATGAGGAAAAAGATGCGATTAGATAAGTTTTTAGTAGAAATGGGCTTTGGCTCACGAACAGAAGTCAAGCAACTATTGAAAAAGAAGCAAGTTTTGGTGAATGGAAAAATAGAAACATCTGCGAAAGTGCAAATAGATGAAAATCAGGACGAAATTTCGGTCAATAACCGAGTTCTAGTCTATGAAAGATTTGTCTATTATCTTTTAAATAAACCCAAAGGTGTCATTTCTGCTACCGAAGATGATAAGCATCGAACGGTTTTGGATTTGCTGGATGAAAATGCACGTCAGAAAGAAGTCTTTCCAGTTGGACGGCTCGATATTGATACTCATGGTCTTTTGTTATTAACCAATAATGGAGCTTTGGCACACGCTATGCTGTCTCCTAAAAAGCATGTAGCAAAAGTTTACAGTGCAAAGGTAGATGGGATTATGACTGAAAAAGATGCAGAGCGTTTTGAAGCAGGGATAGAGCTCAAAGACTTTACCTGTCAGCCTGCAAAACTGACCATATTAGAAGTGAATGAAGAGCAGCAAACTTCTCTGGTGGAGATTATAATTTCTGAAGGAAAATTTCACCAAGTGAAGCGAATGGTTCAGGCTTGCGGAAAAACGGTAACAGATTTGGAACGCCTTTCTATGGGACCGCTTATGCTGGATGAGCGTTTGGAATTAGGGGCTTTCCGTCATTTGACAAAAGAAGAATTAGAAAAACTCACTATTTTTGGTGTAGAACTCTAAGCCGGAATGTCCCATTTGACAAAACCTTTCCTTCTTGGTAGAATAAGGATGTCGTTAAAGACAAATAACTTTTTCTTGGTATTAGGTGGGCCAAGCCTAACACTCGGATGAAGCGTAAAGAAAAGGAGTCTATCATGGCAATCTCAAAAGAGAAAAAAAATGAAATTATTGCACAATATGCACGTCACGAAGGTGATACAGGTTCAGTTGAAGTACAAGTAGCTGTTCTTACTTGGGAAATTAACCACCTTAACGAACACATCAAGGTACACAAAAAAGACCACGCTACTTACCGTGGTTTGATGAAAAAAATCGGTCGCCGTCGTAATCTTCTTGCCTATTTGCGTAAGAACGATGTTAACCGTTACCGTGAATTGATCAACTCATTAGGACTTCGTCGTTAATTCAATTAAAAGTCTCTCATGAAAATGAGAGACTTTTTTTCTACCATTAGAAATAGAAATGTGGCAGAGTAAGCATATCCTTTGACTGTTGTAACAACTATTGATACAATACATTTGCAAAAATAAATTACAAACGTAATCGAATGATAAAAAGGAGAATGATCATGATTGAAATCACTTATTTAGATGCTAGTAAGCAAGAGAGGGTTATAACGTTTGAAAGCTATCAAGAATTTGAGCAATCGCAGCAAGCCTGCTTGATCAATGTGGCAGATTATTATCCAGTTCAAAAGCTGCTTGTTAATGGACACGAATTGGATTACCAAGGGACTTACGGTGATGTTTTCTTTTATCTAATGAAGCAAGATTTAAATCAATACAAATAAAAGTGAGGTAAAATGATGACAAAAGCTATTACTGATGCAACGTTTGAAGCAGAAACAAAGGACGGTCTTGTTCTTATTGACTTTTGGGCTACTTGGTGTGGACCTTGTCGTATGCAAGCTCCTATTCTAGAAAAACTTTCCGTAGAAATTCCAGAAGATGAATTGAAAATCGTGAAGATAGACGTTGATGAAAATCCAAATACCGCACGACAATTTGGTATTATGAGTATCCCGACTCTCTTATTTAAAAAGGACGGCCAGGTTGTGAAACAAGTCGCCGGGGTACATACAGCAGCACAAATCAAGCAAATCATGACAGAATTAGGATAAAGCATAAAATCCGCTTAGTTTTTAAGCGGATTTTTAGGTGCCTGAAAACTTTTAGTCACTAGGATACTTAAAAGAGATTCTTGAGGATTCTAATAAAACTCAAAATAAAGTATTGACTTATTTAAAATTAAGTGTATAATTATGCTCAACAAAAATTAAGCAATCATTTAACAAAAAGAAAGTGGATATGAAATGAAACGAATATTGCAAAATAAACTGTTTATGGGAACTTTCATCTCGGATATGTTGTCTAATTTTGGAGATGTACTCTATTATTTGGCTTTAATGAATTATGTTCTGTTATTGCCAGAAGCAAAATTTGCAATCTCTTTAGTGACTTTATCTGAAAGTTTGCCTTTTCTGACGATGATTTTCATGGGCATGTGGGGCGATCGTACTAAGAAGAAAGTAGATACGATTTTAGTGACGCTTCTGTTTCGGACAGGACTGTATCTGCTCATTGGTCTGGCTATGGGCTTTCAGCCAGCTTTATGGGTAGTGATTTTAGCTGTATTGGTCAATCTTTTATCTGATCTAGCTGGTCAATATGAAGATGCTCTGCACATACCACTCAGCCTTCGTATTATTCCAATGGAAGATCGTGAAGCCATGTATGCCTTTCGTCAAGGAGCCAGCTCTATCCTAAAGATTCTCTTTCAATCCAGCGGAGCAATTTTAGTTGGGCTGATGAGTTACCAATACCTCGCATTTTTTAATGCTGGAACTTTTGCAGTTAGTGCTTTGATAATGATGATACTTCGTCCTAGTTTAAATAAACTGCTCAAAGACAATCCAATTCATTCTTCTGTTGAGAATCGTGAGGAAGAGAGATATTTTATTAAAAATACATGGAATAGTTTGCAGCAAGCTTATCAAACTGTTCAGAATATCTCCATCTTAAAGACTTCTATTTTCACTATTGCTGGTTTAAATGCTGTGTTTGCAGCAGAAAATGCGCTGCTCCTCCTAAATATGAAAGAAAATCCCAGTTTTGCATTTATCAATCCAGCCACAACTATAGCAACCGTTACAGTTGTAACTTTGATAGGAAATATTTTGGGGAGTGTTTTGGTAACGACCTTATTAAAAAAAGTAAGTATGGAGTTTTTGCTGAAGATTTCCGTATTCATGCCTCCTGCTCTCTTTATTGGTTTTTTACTCCACAGTATTTATATTATTTTCTTGGTGAATTTTTTGACAATGGTTATTGTAGGCATTTTTCAGCCGAAGATGAATGCTTTTATCATTTCATCGCTTCCTGAGGAGCGTTTGGCGACAATCAGTGCGGGGATTAGTAGTTTTTGCACATTAGGCTTAGTTCTTTGTCAAATGCTAGTAGCAGTTTTGGTAACGTTCTTGTCATCAGCCCAAATTGCTTTCTTATTTTTAATATTATCATCAATTTTATTCTTTTATACACTGAAAGTGCCCAGAAAAAATGCTAAACAAGTGATGCAATAGCTTTCCAAACAGTTTACTTGTTAGGGTGAATTTGATAAGATAACACTAAAGAAGGAGTAAAGATAATGGTGGAAGTACAGTATTCAGAACAAGCAAGTGATTTAATGGAGCAGTTTTCTCTATCTACTCTGATACAGGATAGAAGAGAGACTATCGAAAGTTTTAGTGGCAAAGAGCGTGAGCTTTTTAAAGATGTTTTTCCTGTAATGGAAGAGCTTCGCCTTTTGTTTCAACCTTATAAGGAAAAAATGGAAACCTATTATTTGACTGGTTATGGAATTACCTTGCTGCAAAGTTGCTATTTGGAGATGGTAGATAAGGGGCTGACGCCCAAATCGGTTGAAGCGGTACATGCCTACTGTTTGCAGCTAGATACCGAAGCGATAAGAGAACAGTTAAAAGATCTCTTAAACACAGATCCTGAGCACATGGCTAAAAGTGGAGATTTTTGGGATTATTTAGAAGCATCATCTATTAAATCAGAAACTAAGTGGTATTTCAGTCAATTTTATCGGAAGCCACTTGAAGCTATGAAAGAGTTAATAGAGCTGTCTCGGGAACTTATTCCGCTTTACCAGCCTTACTTGGAAAAAAGTGCTGCCGAACGTAGAGCTTATGCGGCATCTTTTTCATTGGAGGATACCATTGCAGAGTCTGCTAGTCTATCTCATTTTGATTGGAATTTTAAAGAAAATCAATTTATTAGGCTTTATGTTGTCAGCCCATGGGTGGTGCAGTTTGCATCTTACTTCAGTGAAACAGAACCGAAAGAGAGTCATTATTTTATCGTTTCTTGCCGCATTGATCAACTACTTAAAAGTGGAAAAGAACTGGATATGGATACGTTTGCCGCAGTTCTCAAGGTACTTAGTGATAGCACACGCTATAATGTTATGGTAGAATTAGCTAAACCGTATGCTAAGAGCAAACGGATTGCTGAAGAGTTAGATATTACTGGAGCAGCGGTTTCTTTTCATACTCAAAAGCTCATCAATGCAAAACTCCTGCTTTTTAACCGTGACCATAAAGATGTGAAATATGATGTAAATAAAAGTTTACTTAGAGAAATCATTGCCAAGCTGACGAGTGACTTTGGCTTGGAGGAAAAATGAAGATAAAGACCTTTGGATTAGTTGCGGACGAAAAAAGAGGCTGGGACAAAAGCCCTTAACCTCGTCAGATTTTTATGAGTTTCTTGCAAGTCGCAGTGGTTGAGTGGGGGTGGGACGACAAAATCAAATTTCTTCGAAATTACCGATTTTTGTCCCACTCCCTTTTGAGTAGTTCCTGTTATTCTTCCAATTCTTCGCTGTATGCAATAATCTGATCAACTGTGTCTGACAAGAATTGAATGGTATCACGGAGTGGTTTATCAGTAGAGATATCCGCACCAATGATGCGAGCTGATTCAAGAGGCGTTTTGCTTCCACCAGATTTGAGGAAATTGAGCCAATCGCGGGCTCCATTTTCATCGTTTTTTAAATGGAGATAACCAGCAGTTGAGATAACGAGACCTGCAGAATAGGTATAACTATACAGTCCCATGTAATAGTGACTTTGCCGCATCCAAGTGAGCGCCGCATCGTCATCAATTTCCACCGCATCATCCCAGAATTCGGTCAGAACTTCTTTCATGATACTGTTCAGTTTAGCAGCACCAAAAGTTTCACCGGCTTCAATCAGATTGTAAACACGGCGTTGGAAAGCTGCTTCCAGAAGGTGAGTGATGAAGTTATGGAAGTAGGTGTCAGTTAGACGATGCGCAAGAGCAAAACGTTTTTGGCGCGGATTGTCAAATTGATGCTCTAAATAGTTGCTAAGCAGCAGCTCATTAAAGGTAGAAGGAGCTTCTACATAATAAGTTGACATGTGGGTATTAAAGTAGCTTTGGCTGTTGTCTGAGAAGATAAATTGACCAGAGTGACCAATTTCATGAATCAGAGTATATACATCACTCATACGACCCGTCCAGCTCATGAGCACATAAGGGTGCACACGATAAGGGTCAGTTGCATAGCCTCCGGAGTCCTTGCCGGCATTAGCTGCAAAATCCACCCAGCGCTCTTTTTGATAATTGGCAATTTCGCGCGTGTATTCTTCTCCAAGCGGAGCAACGGATTTCATTACTAGTTCGTAAGCGCCATCAATAGTGACATCAGGATTGAGTGCGCTATCCAAGTCCAATTTCCAATCTGCAAAGGTCATTTTTTCAAGACCGTTGATTTTAGCAACGTGTTTGAGGAACTTTTGTGCAACAGGGGCGAATTCTGTCATGATGAGGTCAATCTGCCGGTCAAACATAGAATGGTCTACCTCTTGCTCAGCCAAAAGATAGTCAAAGACAGAGTCATATCCCCGCATATCAGCAATCAGCTTTTCAGATTTCACTTGAGCCAGATAAGCTGCAGCAGTAGTATGTTGATGTTTGCGAAGTCCAGCTGAGAAAGAACGGAAAGACTTTTCACGGACTTGAGCATTTTCGTGATTTTGGTAGAAATTTTCGTAGCTGATAAAGCTATTCTTATAAACTTTTCCGTCTACTTCAAAATCCTCCATGGCAAAATCACCTGCCCTCATTTTGGTGTAAATGTCTTGTGGGCTGTAAAAAACTTCACTGAGATTTGTCAGAGCCTTTTCGACATCGGCACCTAAATAGTGAGCTTTTTGAATTTTTGCTTGACGAATTGCAGCAGTCAAATGCGGTAGTTGTCCGAGACGGTCAAGTACTTTTTCATCAGCATTTACCAAAGCTGCGTCAAAGAAGCTAAGCGCAACGCTGGCTTCTGTTTCAAAATCTGTACCTGCTTGCGCAATCTGTGCAAAGTTTTCATCACCGTAGTCCGTTGTTTGCGGCATAAAGCTGTAGTTGCCGATATGACTTCTTTGAATGTAGATTTGTTCTAATTCAGCAAAGGCTTTTTCAAAATCCTCGAAAGTATGGAGGTTATCCTTATAATCACGTGTGAATTGGTTAATATCCTCACGCGTTTTTTCAATCGCACGCAAGAAATCCTCTCGGTCTTGATAGAGGGCTGTTAAGTCCCACAGTTCATTTTCTGGAAATTCAGAACGTTGTTTTTGTTCAACCATAAATCTATTTCTCCTTGTCATTAACTTTCTTCTAGTATAGCAGAAAAACACAATAAATAGACGGCATTTCAAAAATTATCGCTAAATTCTCAAAAATTCTTGGTAAAAAGCTGTTTTAAGGCTTTTTCTTTTAGTTGAAAATATGATAAAATAAGATTTATACGTGCTTGATACAAAGATGAGGATTTAAAGGCTTATTAGGGACAATCCTTGTTTATTTCAAAAGTATAGCAGATGAACATTGTGAGCGTTTAACGAGATTTGCGACAGGAACTTGTTAAATCGGTATTATTTGGCAAGAGGCTTTGACTTAGCAAGGCATTTAGCGATTAGCGTAAACTGATTAGGTACTAAGTACCAATCAATTTTAATGCTTTGTATCTTGATCTTTGTAGGCAAGACGTATAAAAAAATTAGAAATTGAGCATAAGCTCAAAGAGGAATATATATGACAAAGCAAGTATTTAAAACTACTTTTGCTGGTAAAGACTTGGTAGTTGAAACAGGTCAAGTGGCAAAACAGGCAAACGGCAGCGTAGTGGTGCGCTATGGTGAAAGTACCGTTCTGACAGCAGCCGTTATGTCAAAGAAAATGGCGACTGGTGACTTCTTCCCACTTCAAGTCAATTATGAAGAAAAGATGTATGCAGCTGGAAAATACCCTGGCGGATTTAACAAACGTGAAGGTCGTCCTTCGACAGATGCGACTTTGACAGCTCGCTTGATTGACCGTCCAATTCGTCCGATGTTTGCGGACGGTTTCCGCAATGAAGTGCAGGTTATCAATACGGTTCTTTCTTATGATGCAGATGCTTCGGCACCTATGGCAGCCATGTTTGGTTCATCTCTTGCTTTGTCAATCTCAGACATTCCTTTTAACGGTCCAATTGCTGGCGTGCAGGTCGGCTATGTCAATGGAGAATTGGTTATCAATCCAAGTCAAGAGCAAAAAGAAGCTTCTTTACTGGAATTAACCGTTGCAGGAACCAAAGAAGCAATTAACATGGTTGAGTCTGGTGCCAAAGAATTGTCAGAAGAGCTGATGTTGGAAGCCCTTCTGAAAGGTCACGAAGCAGTTAAGGAATTGATTGCTTTCCAAGAAGAAATCGTGGCAGTAGTTGGAAAAGAAAA is a window from the Streptococcus anginosus subsp. whileyi MAS624 genome containing:
- a CDS encoding MFS transporter; translation: MKRFMEKASILALSFVLTTAFSISSALPAMFQFYKSYSSSQVELLVSLPSIGIMSLLIFNSILERFLSERQMIILGLLLFSICGLIPFFNQAYGLVFASRFVFGLGLGMMNPRAIAIISERFQGRERVQMLGYRGSAEVVGMALLTLAVGQLLRFGWTTTFLVYTVGFIVLALYLLFVPYEKSKVDKHKYLKSAQKMTTKQVRLSILLAFIAGMIVCTNVAINLRIPSLVLQNKMGSAETASLILSCMQLVGILAGVSFASLVSMLKNRLLTVMGIVFGFSQVMIGFSSHIWFLSLSALLAGFAYSVSLTAVFHIVSEKIPAHLVNRATAIVVLGCSSGASVSTFVLSLIGIISSVPTFIFSVLGVLMIAVSILAVFVTHQQNEEKDAIR
- a CDS encoding DUF4832 domain-containing protein — its product is MNKIIPICLVVLVVLFICIAFSSPVKKSRKRVEQNFTYSDKALSNPLMGYAPSARESEVSRDIQLVYMDVTWKELEPQKGVYAWKILEEKNQLKRWLKEGKHVVLRFVLDYPQAISHEDIPSWLIKEMSDPGDRYISSYGKGFSPNYEDKKLIHYYEKAVTEMGRRWANSGQISFIELGALGHWGEWHVNDEANIRKLPEAAIREKYITPWIDAFPEANILMRRPFAAAKKYGFGLYNDVVGDEESKKVWLNWIQSGGDYDQENAKNGLVPMPDAWQTAPIGGELTSSATMKTLMGKKLKQIIKELQESHTTFLGPKIAEMIDNDDSSYNELLKNMGYRLWIPQMTLTSSKKFTQLSITFANKGVAPFYRNWKVKIYVFDRMGAIIESKTVPIDLTKISPNKEQKVQISLSTANVTGEGNGCKIALGIVSPLTKKPAVHFANKGQERQKLLTLYED
- a CDS encoding pseudouridine synthase, with the protein product MRLDKFLVEMGFGSRTEVKQLLKKKQVLVNGKIETSAKVQIDENQDEISVNNRVLVYERFVYYLLNKPKGVISATEDDKHRTVLDLLDENARQKEVFPVGRLDIDTHGLLLLTNNGALAHAMLSPKKHVAKVYSAKVDGIMTEKDAERFEAGIELKDFTCQPAKLTILEVNEEQQTSLVEIIISEGKFHQVKRMVQACGKTVTDLERLSMGPLMLDERLELGAFRHLTKEELEKLTIFGVEL
- the rpsO gene encoding 30S ribosomal protein S15, with amino-acid sequence MAISKEKKNEIIAQYARHEGDTGSVEVQVAVLTWEINHLNEHIKVHKKDHATYRGLMKKIGRRRNLLAYLRKNDVNRYRELINSLGLRR
- a CDS encoding DUF4649 family protein, whose product is MIEITYLDASKQERVITFESYQEFEQSQQACLINVADYYPVQKLLVNGHELDYQGTYGDVFFYLMKQDLNQYK
- the pepF gene encoding oligoendopeptidase F — translated: MVEQKQRSEFPENELWDLTALYQDREDFLRAIEKTREDINQFTRDYKDNLHTFEDFEKAFAELEQIYIQRSHIGNYSFMPQTTDYGDENFAQIAQAGTDFETEASVALSFFDAALVNADEKVLDRLGQLPHLTAAIRQAKIQKAHYLGADVEKALTNLSEVFYSPQDIYTKMRAGDFAMEDFEVDGKVYKNSFISYENFYQNHENAQVREKSFRSFSAGLRKHQHTTAAAYLAQVKSEKLIADMRGYDSVFDYLLAEQEVDHSMFDRQIDLIMTEFAPVAQKFLKHVAKINGLEKMTFADWKLDLDSALNPDVTIDGAYELVMKSVAPLGEEYTREIANYQKERWVDFAANAGKDSGGYATDPYRVHPYVLMSWTGRMSDVYTLIHEIGHSGQFIFSDNSQSYFNTHMSTYYVEAPSTFNELLLSNYLEHQFDNPRQKRFALAHRLTDTYFHNFITHLLEAAFQRRVYNLIEAGETFGAAKLNSIMKEVLTEFWDDAVEIDDDAALTWMRQSHYYMGLYSYTYSAGLVISTAGYLHLKNDENGARDWLNFLKSGGSKTPLESARIIGADISTDKPLRDTIQFLSDTVDQIIAYSEELEE
- the trxA gene encoding thioredoxin, giving the protein MTKAITDATFEAETKDGLVLIDFWATWCGPCRMQAPILEKLSVEIPEDELKIVKIDVDENPNTARQFGIMSIPTLLFKKDGQVVKQVAGVHTAAQIKQIMTELG
- a CDS encoding MFS transporter; its protein translation is MKRILQNKLFMGTFISDMLSNFGDVLYYLALMNYVLLLPEAKFAISLVTLSESLPFLTMIFMGMWGDRTKKKVDTILVTLLFRTGLYLLIGLAMGFQPALWVVILAVLVNLLSDLAGQYEDALHIPLSLRIIPMEDREAMYAFRQGASSILKILFQSSGAILVGLMSYQYLAFFNAGTFAVSALIMMILRPSLNKLLKDNPIHSSVENREEERYFIKNTWNSLQQAYQTVQNISILKTSIFTIAGLNAVFAAENALLLLNMKENPSFAFINPATTIATVTVVTLIGNILGSVLVTTLLKKVSMEFLLKISVFMPPALFIGFLLHSIYIIFLVNFLTMVIVGIFQPKMNAFIISSLPEERLATISAGISSFCTLGLVLCQMLVAVLVTFLSSAQIAFLFLILSSILFFYTLKVPRKNAKQVMQ
- a CDS encoding ArsR/SmtB family transcription factor, with the translated sequence MVEVQYSEQASDLMEQFSLSTLIQDRRETIESFSGKERELFKDVFPVMEELRLLFQPYKEKMETYYLTGYGITLLQSCYLEMVDKGLTPKSVEAVHAYCLQLDTEAIREQLKDLLNTDPEHMAKSGDFWDYLEASSIKSETKWYFSQFYRKPLEAMKELIELSRELIPLYQPYLEKSAAERRAYAASFSLEDTIAESASLSHFDWNFKENQFIRLYVVSPWVVQFASYFSETEPKESHYFIVSCRIDQLLKSGKELDMDTFAAVLKVLSDSTRYNVMVELAKPYAKSKRIAEELDITGAAVSFHTQKLINAKLLLFNRDHKDVKYDVNKSLLREIIAKLTSDFGLEEK
- a CDS encoding DUF4956 domain-containing protein, whose translation is MSVQDIIKKSVLRSENFTTQNIGKIIATLLLAIALGAFIYFVYQRFFTGVVYSRSFAMTLVGMSILTAMVTLAISSNIVISLGMVGALSIVRYRTAVKDPMDLLYLFWAITTGITVGAGMYILAIVTAAVIFGMLIIFSKMQGQGKVYIAVIHYQGDETGDKVIQAFGKMKYFVKSKTMRGDTVEMAVEVFCQKENFVFVEQIRNIEQVSDVTLIQYNGEYHG